GTGGGGGAGAGGGTGCGGGCGGTGGTGGACCCGAAAAGGCGGGACACCGAGCGGAACCACACCGCCACCCACCTCCTCCACGCGGCGCTAAGGGCCGTGCTGGGTCCCCACGTGCGCCAGGCGGGAAGCCTCGTGGCCCCGGACCGCCTCCGCTTTGACTTCACCCACCCCGAGGCCCTCACCGGAGAGGAGCTTGAGCGGATAGAGCTCCTGGTGAACCGCTGGATCCTGGCGGACTTCCCCGTCACCTGGCGCTACCTGCCCCTGGAGGAGGCCAGGAAGGAGGGGGCCATGGCCCTCTTCGGGGAGAAGTACGGGGAAGTGGTCCGGGTGGTGCGGGTGGAGGGGAGCCCCCTAGAGGGCCTCGAGTCCAAGGAGCTCTGCGGGGGCACCCACGTGCGCCGCACCGGGGAGATCGGGGCCTTCCTCATCCGGGGCGAGGAGGCGGTCTCCGCCGGGGTGCGCCGCATAGAGGCCGTCACCGGGGAGGGGGCCATCCGCTTCGCCCGGGGGGCCCTCTCCCGCCTGAAGGCCCTGACGGAGCGGCTGGAAGTGGGGGAGGCCGCCATAGAGGAGCGCCTGGAGAAGCTCCTCGCCGAGCTTCGGGCCAAGGAGAAGGAGGTGGAAGGCCTCAAGGCCCGGCTGGTCCAGGCGGCCTTGGGCGGGGGCGGGGGCCTGGCCCTGGAGGAGAAGGGGGGGCTTAGGTGGGCCGCCCTGAAGCTTCCCGGCCTGGACCTGGCGGCTCTTCGCCAGGCGGCGGACGACCTGGTGGGGCGGGGGGCCGACGTGGCCCTGGTCCTCTCCGGGGGGCAGGCGGTCCTGAAGCTCTCCAAACGGGCCCAGGAGAAGGGCCTCGAGGCGGGAAGCCTCTTCCGGGCCCTTGCGGAGCGGGCCGGGGGTCGGGGCGGGGGCAAGGGGGCCTTGGCCCAGGGCGGGGGGCTGGACCCCGAGCGGGCCAGGCTGGTCCTTCCCGAGCTCCTCCCGTAGAATGGGGGCATGGTCCTCCTAAGCGTTTTGGCGGTGGCCCTCTCCTGGGCCCTCTTCGCCCTCGTCTTCGGCCGCTACCGGAGCCGGCCCTCCCTGCACAACGCCTTCTATAGCCTGGGCCTCCTCCTCTTCGCCTTGGCGGTTTCCGCGGAGCTCCTCGCCCGCCTCCAGGGAGCCTGGAGCCCCTTTCTCTACCGGCTCTGGTACTTCGCCGGGGCCACGCACGGGGTGACCTTCCTTGGCCTCGGGAGCCTGGCCCTCCTGAACCCCAGGGCCGCCAAGGGCCTTCTCCTCCTCCTTTCCCCTTTGATCCTCTTTGGCCTCTACCTGGTGGCCACGGCCCCCCTGGACTTTGCCCGGCTCCCCGAGCCCTACACCCCCTCCGGGGCCGCCTTCCCGCCCCCGGGCCCCACCTCCCCCAGGCTCTGGACCATCCCCTTCAACCTCCTGGGCACGGCCCTCATGGCGGGGGTGGCCCTCTACACCACCCTCCTCTTCTGGCGCAAAAACCCCCTGAGGGCCCAGGGCACGGCCCTCATCTTCCTCGCCGCCCTCGTCCTGGCCTCCACCAGCACCCTGAACCGCCTGGGGGTGGTGGGCCTCGAGGAGGCGGGGCGGGCCTTCGGGGTGAGCCTCCTCTACCTGGGGGTGGTCCTGGCGGACAGAAGCGTGCAGCATGCGGGTGGGCGCGCTTGACGTGGGGGAGGCCAGGATCGGCCTGGCCGTGGGGGAGGAGGGGCTTCCCTTCGCCTCTGGCCGGGGGTATCTCGTGCGCCGGGGCCTGGAGGAGGACGTGGAGGCCCTTTTGGACTTCGTACGCCGGGAGGGCCTTGCCAAGCTCATCGTGGGCCTTCCCCTGCGCACGGACCTCAAGGAGAGCGCCCAGGCGGCCCGGGTCCTCCCCCTGGTGGAGGCCCTGAGGGCCCGGGGGGTGGAGGTGGAGCTTTGGGACGAGCGCTACACCACCAAGGCGGCCCTGGCCCGCCTGCGGCACGCCCCCAGGCGGGTGCGGCGGGAGAAGGGCAAGCTAGACGAGATGAGCGCGGTGGTCCTTTTGGAGGGGTACCTTGCCCAAGGGCCCTAGGCTATGGCTTCTTTGGGGGGTGGTGGCCTTTTTCCTCACCTTCGCCCTCCTCCTCCTCTACGCCCTCTGGCTCCTGGGCCCCACGGGCAAGGAGGCTACGGTGCGCATCCCCAGGGGGACTACGGGGGCGGAGGCAGCCCGGATCCTGGAGGAGGCAGGGCTCCTGCGTTCCGGCTACCTTTTCTCCGCCTACCTGCGCTTTTCCGGCAGGGCCAAGCGCCTCATCCCCGGGGTCTACCGCCTCCAGGGCGAGGGGGCCTTCCGCCTGGCCCGGGCCCTCACCGGCGGGGAGAGGCCCCTCACCGTCACCCTTACCTTCCCCGAGGGCATGCGGGCGGTGGACTACGCCGAGAGGCTTGCCCGGGCGGGCCTGGATGGGGAGGGCTTCTTGCGGTTGGTGGAAAGCCCCGGGGCCCTGAAGCCCCCTTACGTGGAGGGCAGGGGCCTCGAGGGCTACCTCTTCCCCGCCACCTACCCCTTCGACCTCCTCGCCACCCCCGAGGAGGTCCTCCGGGCCATGCTCCGCCGCTTTGAGGCCGAGCTCACCCCCCCGGTGCGGAGGCTTTTGGAGGAGCGGGGGCTTTCCGTTCACGCCTGGGTGACCCTGGCCTCCATCGTCCAGGTGGAGGCGGGAAGCGAAGGGGAGATGCCCAAGATCGCCGGGGTCTTCCTCAACCGGCTGGAAAGGGGCATGCCCCTCCAGGCGGACCCCACCGTGGCCTACGCCCTGGGCAAGGCCCTGCCCGAGCTCTCCCGCCCCGCTGGGGACTTCGCCGTGGACTCCCCCTACAACACCTACCGCTACCCGGGCCTCCCCCCGGGGCCCATCGCCAACCCGGGGCGGGCAGCCCTTGTCGCCGTGCTAAACCCCGTGCGCGCCGACGGGAGAGGCCGCCCCTACCTCTACTTCTTCCACGCCAGGGGGCGGCTTTTCCTAAACGTGGACTACGAGGGGCACCTGAGGGACCTCGCCCGTTACCGCTACGCCTCCCCGTGACGGAGGAGCCTGAGCTGGGCGTAGGCGAAGAGGAGGGTGAGGAGGAGGATGACCACGGTCACCGCCGCGGCGTAGCCCAGGCGGAAGCTCTCAAAGCCCGTCTCGTAGAGGTAGTAGCCCAGGACCCGGGTGGCCCCGAAAGGCCCTCCCCGGGTGAGGAGGAAGACGGCGGCGTAGGACTGGAGGGAGAGGATGGTCCCCACCACCACCAGGAAGGCCACCGCAGGCCGCATGAGGGGGAGGACCACGTGGCGGAAGGCCTCAAAGGGCCCCGCTCCGTCCACGTAGGCGGCCTCGAGGAGCCCCCTGGGGATGGCCTTGAGCCGGGCCGAGGCCACCAGGACCCCGTAGCCCAGGTGCCGCCACAGGGTGAAGAGGACGACCATGACCAAGGCCCAGAACCCGTCCCGGTCCCAGGGGGGGATGGGGAGGAACTGGGCCAGGGCCCCGTACTCCGGGGTGAAGAGGGTGTACCAGCTCAGGGTGGCCCCGCCCAGGGTGACCAAACCCGGGAGGAAGAGAAGGCCCTTGGCGAAGCGCTCGTAGGGGGCCCCTTCCAGGGCCACGGCCAGGGCCAGGGATAGCCCCACGAAGAGGGGCAGGGCCAGGGCCATGAACTTCAGGGTGACCCAGAGGCTTCCCCAAAAGGCAGGGTCCCGGAGGAGGTCCTGGTAGTTCCCTAGGCCCACGGGCCTGGGGTCGGCGAGGCCGGACCAGTCCCAGGTGGAGAAGCGGAGGACGTCCAAAAAGGGGTAGAGGACGAAGACCCCTAGGCTGAGGAGGGCGGGGAGGGAGAAGAGGGCGAGGGGGAGCTTCCGCCGCACGGGGCTACCAGAGGTAGAGGAGGCTTAGGAGGAAGGGGTAGCGGTCTGAGGTGGAAGCTTCCAAGGCCAGGGGCTCCAGGTAGAGGCGGAAGCCCACCCCCCAGGCCAGGTGGAAGCCCCCCTGGTACCCCAGGCCCAGGGTCCCCGAGAGGGCCCCGCCCGGGACCTCGAGGCTCAAGAGGGGCCCCAGATGGACCCCAAAGGGGTAGCGGAGGTCCAGGCCCAAGCCCACCGAGGTGTAGAGGTCGGCGAGGACAAGCCCGGGGAAGAGGTTGGCCTTGAGGAGGGCGTAGACCTCGGGGTTTTGGGAGAGGAGGACCTGGAGGTCAAGGCCGGTGTCGATCCCCAGGGGGCTGAAGGGGAGTACGAGGCTTCCCTGGAGGTAGAAGCCCTTGTCCGGGGCGTAGCCGAAGCCGGCGGTGTTCTCCGGGTAGACCGGGGCCTGGGCCAGGGCCAGGCCCAGGAGGAGGCCGAGGATCGGGAGGCGCTTCATATCCCCCCCATCCTACCAGGTACCATGGGGCCCATGGCAGCCCCCTTTGCCCTGGAGCCCTTCCCCGGCCTCCTTCCCACCGTGGAAGTTCCCCTCCTCGTCCTGGTGGGCCTCACGGGGGTGGGGAAGAGCACCCTGGCGGAGGCCCTCGGCTTGCCCCGGCTTCCCGACCGCCGGGCGCTCGTGGACCGCTACGTCCTCCCCCGCTACGGGGCGAGGCCCCCCATTCCCCGGGAGGAGCGCTTCCGCCTCACCCGCCGCTTCCGGGAGGAGTTCCCCGGGGGTGTGGCCGAGGTCCTCGCCCGGGGGTACGTGGCCCCTGCTCCTCTCCTCCTCTTTGACGGGCTTAGGGGGGAGAAGGAGGTGGCCTTCGCCCTGGAGCGCCTGCCCAAGGCCCTCTTTGTCCTCCTCCACGCCCGGGAGGCCACCCGCCTGAGGCGCCTCCTCGCCCGCCAGGACGCCTTTGACCGGGTGGCCCTCTCCCCGGAGGAGGCCGGGAGGCTCCATGAGCTCGCCCAGGGGGTCCTCTCCCCGGCGGAGCTCAGGGAGGCCTTGGCCCTGGCCCCGGCGGAGGAGGTCCTGGCCAGGCTCAAGATCGTGGCCGAGGAGAAGAGGAACTACGACCCGGAAGGCCCCTTGCGCCTCCTAAGGGGCCACCCCCGGGCCCTCCTCCTGGACACGGAGGCCCTGGACCTGGAGGGGGAGGTGCGGGCGGTGCGGGCCTTCCTCGAGGCCCGGGGCTTCTAGAATGGGCCTTATGGCGACCGTCAAGGACCTCCGCCTTATCCCCTTCCGCATCCCCCTGAAGGCCCCCTTGCGCTGGGGGAAGGCCTCGGAGATGGAGGCCCTAGAGCACGCCCTCCTGGAGGTGGAGCTTTCCGATGGCTCCCTGGGCCGGGCCGAGGTGGCCATCAGGCCCACCATCTACGGGGAGACCCTGGGGAGCGCGGAGGCGGGGCTGGCCTACCTCAGGCCCAGGCTCCTTGGCCTCGAGGCCGACGACCATGAGGCCATCCGCGCGGTTTTGGAGGCTTTCCCCTGCAACCACGCCCTCAAAGGGGCCCTGGACCTGGCCCTCTGGGAGGCCTGGGCCCGGAGCGAGGGGGAGGAGCTCCACCAGGTCCTGAGGCCCGCCAAGCACCGGGTGCGGGTGGCCTATATCCTGGGGTTGGCCTCGGAGGAGGAGGCCCTTGCCGATGCCCGGATGGCCTACGGGGCGGGGGTCAGGGTCTTCAAGGTCAAGGTGGGCCGGGACCTGGAGGGGGACACGAGGAGGATCCGGCGCCTCAAGGAGGCCTTCCCCGACGCCGACCTCTACGCCGACGCCAACGAGAGCCTAAGCCCCAAGGAGGCGGAGGCCTACCTCCTGGCCTGGAGGGAGCTCGGCCTCCTCTACGTGGAGGAGCCCCTGCCCACAGAGGAGGTGGAGGCGAGGCGTAGGCTCAAGGAGAGGGGCATCCTCCCCCTCATCGCCGACGACAGCGCCATGACCCCCAAGGACCTCAGGCGGGAGCTAGGCCTGGACACCTTTGACCTCCTCAACCTCAAGCCCGCCCGCACCGGGGCCACCTGGACCCTGGAGATGCTCGCCCTGGCCCGGGAGAGGGGCAAGAGGGCCATGGTGGGAAGCCAGGCCCAGAGTAGCTTTGGGGCCTACCACTCCGCCCTCCTCGCCTTCCAGCAAGGGGTCACCGGGCCCAACGAGCTCGCCTTCCACCTCAAGGCGGAAGGGGGCTTCCTGGACTTCCCCGCCTTCAGGGAGGGGTGGCTCCACTGGGAAGACCTCGTGGAGGCCCGCTTTGACGAGGGGGCCTTCCAGAGGTACGCCCTATAGGAGGGCCAGGGCCTCCCAGAAGTCCCTTAAGACCCCCTGGGCCCCGGCGGCGAGGAGGGCCTCCCTGGGGTGCCCCGTGAGGAGGGCGTAGGTGGGGATGCCCGCACCCAAGGCGCTTTCCACCCCGGAAGGGGAGTCCTCAAAGGCCAGGGCCTCCTCCGGCCCCACCCCCAGGCGCTCCAGGGCCACCCGGTAGGGGAGGGGGTCGGGCTTGCCCCGGCCCACCTCCTCCGCCAGGACCAGGAGGGGTGGGTTCAAGCCCAGGGCCTTCAGCACGTGGTGGGCGTTCTCCTTGGGGGCGTTGGTGACCACGGCCCAGGGGAGGCCCTTTTTCTGGGCTAAATCCAGAAGCTCCCCTAGGCCCGGGGTGGGCTTAAGGCCTTGGGCCAGTTCCCGGAAGTGAGCCTCCTTGGCCTCTATGAGCCTCCCAGCCTCCTCCCCTTCCATGCCCAAGAGGTCCCGCACGATCTCGGGGTTTAGGCGGCCGGAGATCCTCTTCCGGTAAAACTCCGGGTCCACCTCGAGGCCAAAGGACCTCAAGACCTCCCGCCAGGCTAGGAGGTGCAGGGGGTCCGTGTCCACCAAGGTGCCGTCCAGGTCCAAGAGGAGGGCCCTAACCATCTTTCTCCAAAACGCTTACCAGGAAGAATAGCCCCAGGGCGAGGCCCAGGAGCCCGAAGGGAATGCCTGGAAGGGGCAGAAGGGCGAAGAGGGCGGGCACGAGGGTGCTCCCTCCCGCCCCGGCGTAGAGGAGGTGCCCCAAAGCCCGGTGGCCGTACCGGGCCTGGACCAAGGCGAAGAGCGTGGAGAAGAGGGGGCCCAGGAGGAAGCCCGCCAGGGGGAAGAGGAGGGCGGTGGGGGGAAGAGGTTGAGGAGGAGGAGAAGGGTCACCCCCAAAAGGAGCCCCTTTAGGACCAAGAGGGGTCTCTGGGCCACCAGGCCCGCCAGGAGGAGCCTCCCCAGGGCCAGGAAAAGCCAGTAGAGGGAGAGGAGGATCCCGCCCGTGGCCGTGGCATAGCCCAGGCCCTCCAGCCAGACCCGGTTCCAGGTGGCCAGGGCCCCCTCGAGGCCGGTATAGAGGGCCACGGCTAGGAGGAAGGGGAGGAGCCCTTGGGCGCCTCCCCGAGCGAGGCTCTTGACCGGCGGGGCCTCCCAGACCAAGAGGGCGGCCAGGAGGGCCAAGAGGCCTGCCAGGAGGAGAAGGGCGGCGTAGGGCAAAAGGGTGAGGGCCAAGGGGGTGAAAACCGCCCCCAGGCCGAAGCCCACGTTCACCCGGTTCACCGACTCCACCCGCCTTTCGGGAAAGAGCTCCCCCACCAGGCTGTTCCCGTGCACGTTCAGCACCCCCTGGGCCAGGCCCACGGGGAAGGCTAAGGCCACCACCCAGACGAACGCCGGGGCCAAGGCTACCCCTAAGAAGGCTAGGGCCAGGAGGAGGAGGGCCCCGGGAAGGAGGGGGTGGCGCCTCTCCCCCTGGGCCAGGCGTATCCCCAGGAAGAGCCCAAGGAGGAGGGCGGCGAAGAAGGAGGAGACCTCCCTCCCCACCCCGAAGGCCTCCCGCCAATGGGGGAGGGCAGCCCCAGGCAGGGCCACGATCACCCCCACCAGGAAGAGGGAGAGGAAGGCGCCAAAGAAAAAGCGCACGCCCGCCATTCTTCACCCTTCCTGAACTCCCAGTCAATAATGGGAAGCATGAAGGACGCTTTGGAAAGGGCCCTATCCGGGGAGGGGTTCTTCGCCTTCCCCGGGCTTCTCCTCCTTGCGGGCCCCGATGCCTTCGGTTTCCTCCAGGGCCAGGCCACCCGGGACTTGAGGCGGCTAGGGGCCCCTTCGGGGGTTCTCTTCCTGAACCATAAGGGCCAGATTGAGGAGGCCGCCACCCTCTTTCCCCACGCCGAGGGCTTCCTTCTCGCCCCCTGGGGGACGCTCTCGGGCCTCAAGGCCCGGCTCCAGCGCTACATCGTCTTTGACCGGGTGGAGCTTTTGGAGCTTCCCCTCTTCCGCCTCCTCCACGCCGACGGCCGGGAGGAGGTGGCGGAGAGGGGGGAAGGGGGGCTTCCCCTCGAGGTCTTCCCCGTTTACGCCCTTCTCAAAGGGGTGCCCCTCCTTGGGGACATCCAGGGGGAGCTCCCCCAGAGCGTGGGGCTTCTCCACCTGGTGGACTACGGCAAGGGGTGCTACGTGGGCCAGGAGATCATGGCCCGCACCGAGGGGAAGGAGGTTCCCTACCGCCTGGTGGGCCTGAAGGCCCTGAGGGCTGGGGAGGTGGGGGAGCTCTTCCTGGAGGGGAAGCGGGTGGGGGAGATCAAGCGCCTGGAAAGGACGCCTTTCGGCCTTCTCGGCCTGGGGCTCGTGCGCAAGGAGGTACCCTTGGGAGGCGCGGTGACGGGGGGTGGGGGGGAGTACCTCCTCCTCCCATACCCCTTTGCGGAGGCCCTATGGAGCGGGCAGAGATCATCGGGGTAGGCACCGAGCTCATCTACGGGGAGACCCTGGACACCAACACCCAGGAGATCGCCAAAAGCCTCGAGCCCTACGCCCTCAAGGTGGAGAGGACCCTGAGGGTGGTGGACGAGGTTTCCCCCTTGGCCCGGGAGGTGGCCGAGGCCTGGGCAAGGGCCCGCCTCCTCGTCCTCTCCGGGGGGCTGGGGCCCACCCCGGACGACGTGACCCGGGAGGCCGTGGCCCTGGCCCTGGGGGAGCCCCTGGAGCTGGACGAGGCCATGCTCTCCCGCATTGAGGCCCTCTTCCGCGCCCGGGGCCGCCCTATGCCCCAGGCCAACCGCAAGCAGGCCCTGAGGATCCCCTCCGCCCGCTGGCTGGAAAACCCCCGGGGCACCGCCCCCGGCTGGTGGGTGCGGAAGGAAGGGAAGGACCTGGTCCTCCTCCCAGGGCCGCCCCCCGAGTGGCGGCCCATGTGGCGGGAGGTGCTCCGGGGGCTTTCCCTGCCCAGGAGGGCTTACGCCAAGCGGGTGCTGAAGACCTGGGGCCTGGGGGAGTCGGATATCGTGGAGCGGCTGGGGGGGCTTTTCCTCCGGGGAAAGGAGGTGGAGGTGGGCACCTACCCCAAGCTCCACGGGGTGGAGGTGGTGGTGCGGGGCCGGGAGGATCTGGTGGCCGATCTCTCCGAGAGGATCAGGAAAAAACTCCTCAAGGAGGTCTGGGGCGAGGGGGAGATGACCCTGGCCGAGGCGGTGAAACGGCGCCTGGAGCTAGAGGGGGCCACCCTTTCCACCATGGAGAGCCTCACCGGAGGGCTCCTGGGGGCGGAGATCACCCGCCTTCCCGGGGCCAGCCGCTTCTACCTAGGGGGCGTGGTATCCTATTCCGTAGGGGCCAAGGCCCGCTTCGGTGTGCCGGAGGAGCGCCTCGCCAAGACGGTCTCCGCCGAGACAGCCAAGGCCATGGCGGAGGCCGCCCGGGCACTTTTCGGCTCCACCTACGCTCTTTCCACTACGGGCGTGGCGGGGCCCGACCCCTTGGAAGGGGAGGCCGTGGGCACGGTCTACGTAGCCCTGGCCGGACCCGAGGGGGTGGAGGCCAGGCGGTACCGCTTTCCCGGGGACCGTGAGGTGGTGAGGCTTCGGAGCGTGTACGCCGCCCTAGCCCTTTTTGTAACATGAGGCTCTTCTACGCCATTTTTCTACCGGAAGACGTGCGGCGGGTCCTGGTGGAGGCCCAGGGAAAGGTTTCCCGCTACAAGGGCTGGAAGGAGGTCCCTCCCCACCAGCTCCACCTCACCCTCCTCTTCCTAGGGGAGAGGCCCGAGGAAGACCTCGAGAATCTCGTTGCCCTAGGCCACCGCCTGGGGCGGCAGGTGCCCCCCTTTTGGGCGAGGCTCAAGGGCACCGGCTACTTCCCCAACGAGGGCACGCCTCGGGTCTGGTTCGCCAAGGCCGAGGGGGAAGGCTTTGGCCCCCTGGCCCAGGGCCTGCGGGAGGGGGTGAGGGAGCTCCTAGGGGAAGGGGCCCTGGAGGCGGAGGGGGATAGGGCCTTCAAGCCCCACATCACCCTGGCCCGGCGCAAGGCCCCCGCCCCCCGGGTCCCCCCGCTGGTCTTCGGCCTCACCTGGCCCGTGGAAGTCTTCGCCCTGGTGCGTTCGGAGCTTAGGCCTAAGGGACCCGTCTACACGATCCTGGAGAGATTCCCCTTGCGAGGTGAACATGGACGAAAACAGGAAGAGAGCCCTGGAGAACGCCCTGAAGACCATTGAGAAGGAGTTCGGCAAGGGTGCGGTTATGCGCCTAGGGGAGATGCCTAGGCAACAGGTGGACGTGATCCCCACGGGCTCCTTAGGCCTGGACCTGGCCCTCGGCATCGGGGGGATTCCCCGGGGGCGGGTCATCGAGATCTACGGGCCGGAATCCGGGGGCAAGACCACCCTGGCCCTCACCATCATCGCCCAGGCCCAGAAGCAGGGGGGAGTGGCGGCCTTCGTGGATGCGGAGCACGCCCTGGACCCCTTGTACGCCGCCAAGCTTGGGGTGAAGGTGGAGGACCTCCTGGTCTCCCAGCCGGACACCGGGGAGCAGGCCCTGGAGATCGTGGAGCTCCTGGCCCGCTCGGGGGCGGTGGACGTCATCGTGGTGGACTCTGTGGCTGCTTTGGTGCCCAAGGCGGAGATCGAGGGGGAGATGGGCGACCAACACGTAGGCCTTCAGGCTAGGCTCATGAGCCAGGCCCTGAGGAAGCTCACCGCTGTCCTCTCCAAAAGCAACACCGCTGCCATCTTCATCAACCAGGTGCGGGAGAAGGTGGGGGTTATGTACGGGAACCCCGAGACCACCCCTGGGGGAAGGGCCCTCAAGTTTTACTCCAGCGTCCGCCTGGACGTGCGCAAAAGCGGCCAGCCCATCAAGGTCGGCAACGAGGCCGTGGGCATCAAGGTGAAGGTAAAGGTGGTGAAGAACAAGTTGGCCCCGCCCTTCCGGGAAGCCGAGCTGGAAATCTACTTCGGCCGGGGCTTGGACCCGGTCATGGACCTGGTCAACGTAGCCGTGGCGGCAGGGGTCGTGGAGAAGGCCGGCTCCTGGTTCTCCTACGGGGAGCACCGCCTGGGCCAGGGCAAGGAGAAGGCGGTGGAGTATCTCCGGGAGCGCCCCGAACTCCTGGAGGAGGTCCGGGCCAGGGTGCTGGAGCGGGCGGGCGAGGTGGTCCTTTCCGCCAGCGAGGAAGAGGGGGAGTAGATGAGCCTTCTGGACCTGGTGCTTTTGCTCCTGGTCCTGGCCCTCCTTGCGGCCCTCTTCCTTCGGCGCAGGGGGGAGGAGCAGGCTAAGGAGGAGGCGAGGGAGATCCTGGAGGCCGCCCGCCGGGAGGCCAGGGAGATCCTGGACGCGGCCCGTCAAGAGGCCAAGGCCCTCCGCGAAGAAGGGGAGGGCCGGATCCAGGCCCTCCGCCGGGAACTGGAGAAGGAGATGGGGGCCCGGGCCGAGGCCCTGGAAAGGGAGGCCAAAAGGCGCCTGGCCGAGACCGAGGAGCGCCTCAAGGCCGAGCGGGAGGAGCTGAGGGGGGAAAGGGAGCGCCTCAAGGCCGAGCGGGAGGAGCTCCGCCGGGAGGCGGAAAGGCTTTCCAAACGGGGCGAGGCTCTGGACGCCCGGGCCCTCAAGCTGGACGCCCTGGAGGAGGCCCTAAAGGCCAAGGAGGCCGGGCTCGTCCAGCGGGAGAAGGAGATCGAGCAAAGGCTCCACCAGGTGGCGGGCCTCTCCCCCGAGGAGGCGAGGAGGCTCATCCTGGAGAGGCTGGACCAGGAGCTGGAGGAGGAGAAGGCGGCCCGGGTGCGGGCCGCCTTGGAGAGGGCCCGGGCAGAGGCCCGGCGCGAGGCCCAGAAGATCCTGGCCCAGGCCATGCAGCGCCAGGCCTCGGAGACCGCGGCCCAGCTCTCCGTTTCCGTGGTCCCCATCCCCTCCGATGCCATGAAGGGGCGGATCATCGGCCGCGAGGGGCGGAACATCCGCACCTTTGAGGCCCTCACCGGGGTGGACCTGATCATCGACGACACCCCGGAGGCGGTCCTCCTCTCCTCCTTCAACCCCGTGCGCCGGGAGATCGCCCGCATGGCCCTGGAGGAGCTTCTCCAGGACGGGCGCATCCACCCAGGCCGCAT
The genomic region above belongs to Thermus sediminis and contains:
- the rny gene encoding ribonuclease Y, which gives rise to MSLLDLVLLLLVLALLAALFLRRRGEEQAKEEAREILEAARREAREILDAARQEAKALREEGEGRIQALRRELEKEMGARAEALEREAKRRLAETEERLKAEREELRGERERLKAEREELRREAERLSKRGEALDARALKLDALEEALKAKEAGLVQREKEIEQRLHQVAGLSPEEARRLILERLDQELEEEKAARVRAALERARAEARREAQKILAQAMQRQASETAAQLSVSVVPIPSDAMKGRIIGREGRNIRTFEALTGVDLIIDDTPEAVLLSSFNPVRREIARMALEELLQDGRIHPGRIEEVVEKAKGEMKTFIYERGEEAALEAGVVGLKPGLVQLLGRLHFRSSYGQNVLKHSVQVAHLAGIMAAELGLDTGLARRAGLLHDLGKSVDREVEGSHVEIGIALARRFGEPPEVLDAIAHHHDPENAETLYAVLVAAADALSAARPGARRESLEEYLERLEALERIALSFPGVETAFAVQAGREVRVIVKPEKVTDAKATLLAREIANRIEREMNYPGQVQVTVVRETRVVEYAR